A single region of the Changchengzhania lutea genome encodes:
- a CDS encoding amidohydrolase family protein, whose protein sequence is MKHKLRINGHSHLLPYPEEIPDFMHEKGIFWVDKDRKFMLQKDWNRPITDSSFFLHEKLEWMERFDIDHAVVLNLSQLYGNGLRVEEMKQALRFQNDFNAGIQHSNPSKFTCGFVVHPGFVRSACWEIERCVEEHGMQLLCLPTHYMDTIGTWRCIFDEENEPIFELANKYNLAVEIHPYDGEKFIKLENISWRFHLIWMLAQCADAYHFLTLNGYQDKFPNMRTCFAHGGQLAQINLGRRIQGFDGRPDLFEGKHHPREAVGHKNIFFDTLVHDTGSLKLLVENQGSKQVIMGLDDPYPLGEMESIKQSSYPGKILDLALERNIIDQTDYDAIWEDNVIQWLCGDDKNAKEKLVKRILG, encoded by the coding sequence ATGAAACATAAATTACGTATAAACGGTCATTCACACCTCCTTCCTTATCCTGAGGAAATACCCGATTTTATGCACGAAAAAGGCATTTTCTGGGTAGATAAGGATCGTAAGTTTATGCTTCAAAAAGATTGGAACAGACCCATAACCGATTCGAGTTTCTTTTTACATGAGAAATTAGAATGGATGGAGCGCTTTGATATTGATCATGCCGTGGTTTTAAATCTATCCCAACTTTATGGTAATGGATTACGTGTGGAAGAGATGAAGCAAGCGCTTCGCTTCCAAAATGATTTTAATGCCGGTATTCAGCATAGTAACCCGAGTAAATTTACTTGTGGTTTTGTTGTCCATCCTGGTTTTGTAAGAAGTGCCTGTTGGGAAATTGAACGTTGCGTGGAAGAACATGGCATGCAATTACTGTGTTTGCCAACGCATTATATGGACACTATAGGCACTTGGCGTTGTATTTTTGATGAAGAAAATGAGCCCATTTTTGAACTCGCCAACAAATATAATTTGGCAGTTGAAATTCATCCCTATGACGGTGAAAAATTTATTAAACTAGAGAATATATCATGGCGGTTTCATTTAATTTGGATGTTGGCACAATGTGCGGATGCCTATCATTTTTTGACATTAAACGGTTATCAAGATAAGTTTCCAAATATGCGAACCTGTTTTGCACATGGCGGTCAGCTCGCACAGATTAATTTAGGCCGACGTATACAAGGCTTTGACGGTAGGCCAGATCTATTTGAAGGCAAACACCACCCGCGTGAGGCCGTTGGCCACAAAAATATCTTTTTTGACACCTTGGTCCATGACACTGGATCTCTAAAATTGCTCGTAGAAAACCAAGGTTCTAAACAGGTTATTATGGGATTGGATGACCCATATCCTTTGGGTGAAATGGAAAGTATTAAGCAATCCTCTTACCCTGGCAAGATATTAGATCTCGCTTTGGAACGTAACATTATTGACCAAACAGATTATGATGCCATTTGGGAAGACAACGTGATTCAATGGTTATGTGGAGATGATAAAAATGCCAAAGAAAAATTAGTGAAAAGAATTTTAGGATAA
- a CDS encoding PaaI family thioesterase, whose product MIEQVKESFSKQGFMKTLGAQLISVKKGEAKIACHLNGTLTQQHGFFHAGVITSITDVACGYAALSTMPEGSDVLTVEFKTNFIRAAQTHHIIAKGHVIKTGKTLVFCEGIVTNDKQDIIFATMQATMICLNSNYRNET is encoded by the coding sequence ATGATTGAACAAGTGAAAGAAAGTTTTTCTAAACAAGGTTTTATGAAAACCCTTGGTGCTCAACTCATTTCAGTTAAAAAAGGTGAGGCTAAAATTGCATGTCATTTAAATGGTACATTAACGCAACAGCACGGTTTTTTTCATGCTGGAGTAATAACCAGTATTACCGACGTGGCCTGTGGTTATGCAGCGTTAAGCACCATGCCAGAAGGCTCTGATGTTCTTACTGTAGAATTCAAAACCAATTTTATCAGGGCAGCACAAACACATCATATTATAGCAAAAGGCCATGTTATTAAAACCGGTAAAACCCTTGTGTTTTGTGAAGGTATAGTCACAAATGATAAGCAAGATATTATATTCGCAACCATGCAAGCCACCATGATTTGCCTAAACTCCAATTATAGAAATGAAACATAA
- a CDS encoding 3-hydroxyanthranilate 3,4-dioxygenase: protein MSKLVSPINFKAWIEENRHLLKPPVGNKVVWKDGDFIVMVVGGPNSRKDYHYNETPEFFYQVEGDIVLKVIEDGTPKDIHIKEGEIFLLPPKVPHSPQRGANTVGLVIEYPREAGTKDALLWFCEKCHTKLYGEDFTLDNIETDMPKIFDNYYKDSVKRSCPNCGAVMEPPTKVKID from the coding sequence ATGAGTAAACTAGTATCTCCTATTAATTTTAAAGCTTGGATTGAAGAAAACAGACATCTTTTAAAGCCCCCGGTTGGCAACAAAGTGGTTTGGAAAGATGGCGATTTTATTGTGATGGTTGTTGGCGGTCCTAATAGTAGAAAGGATTATCATTATAACGAGACTCCCGAATTTTTCTATCAGGTTGAAGGGGACATCGTGTTGAAAGTGATTGAAGATGGGACGCCTAAAGATATTCATATTAAAGAAGGTGAGATTTTTCTGTTGCCCCCAAAAGTACCGCATTCCCCCCAGCGTGGCGCAAATACAGTAGGTTTGGTTATTGAATATCCCAGAGAAGCAGGCACTAAAGATGCCTTATTATGGTTCTGTGAAAAGTGCCACACCAAATTATACGGAGAAGATTTTACATTGGATAATATTGAAACCGATATGCCTAAAATATTTGACAACTATTACAAGGATAGTGTCAAGCGCAGTTGCCCAAATTGTGGTGCCGTTATGGAGCCTCCAACCAAAGTTAAGATTGATTAA
- a CDS encoding SDR family oxidoreductase: protein MNLNLNNKYALVCGSTQGIGKATAFALAAEGVRVTLVARNREKLKAVLEALPGPDTHDFIVADFSNPRDLQEKVLKYIDEHHGFHILVNNTGGPRGGAIVTASLEEFDNAFTQHLKCNHVLAQSVIPYMKVEGYGRIINVVSTSVKQPLDGLGVSNTIRGAVANWSKTLANELGAFGITVNNVLPGATGTERLSEIIKNKSAKSGKTIDEAADAMKQSVPAKRFAEPEELANAITFLASECASYINGINLPVDGGRTKSL from the coding sequence ATGAATTTAAACTTAAATAATAAATACGCTTTAGTATGTGGTAGCACACAAGGCATTGGAAAAGCCACAGCCTTTGCCTTAGCTGCCGAAGGTGTTCGCGTGACCTTAGTAGCGAGAAATAGGGAAAAACTAAAAGCTGTTTTGGAAGCCTTACCAGGTCCTGATACCCATGATTTTATAGTGGCCGATTTTTCAAACCCCAGGGATTTACAGGAAAAGGTCCTTAAATATATTGATGAGCACCACGGATTTCATATTCTGGTAAACAATACGGGCGGTCCTAGAGGAGGCGCCATTGTAACAGCCAGTTTAGAAGAATTTGATAATGCGTTTACGCAACATTTAAAATGCAATCATGTTTTGGCACAGTCGGTGATTCCATATATGAAAGTTGAAGGTTATGGCCGCATTATCAATGTGGTTTCCACTTCGGTAAAGCAACCTTTAGATGGCTTAGGCGTGAGCAACACCATAAGAGGAGCCGTTGCTAATTGGAGTAAAACCCTCGCGAACGAATTAGGGGCTTTTGGCATCACCGTAAACAATGTGCTTCCCGGAGCGACAGGAACGGAACGTTTATCGGAAATCATAAAAAACAAGTCGGCTAAATCTGGAAAAACTATTGATGAAGCAGCCGATGCCATGAAACAATCGGTACCCGCTAAACGCTTTGCAGAACCAGAAGAATTGGCCAATGCCATTACGTTTTTAGCGAGTGAATGTGCGAGTTATATTAACGGAATTAATTTGCCCGTTGATGGTGGAAGAACAAAATCTTTGTAA
- a CDS encoding aldehyde dehydrogenase, whose protein sequence is MKIQNYINGQFQNPISNEWLENYCPSNGEVYGQLPNSSKADVETAYKAAKDAFPIWSQTTLDERSRILIKISELIEVNLQRLAEAESKDNGKPIRLAKSVDIPRAASNFRFFGNAITQFASESHESVGQNAINYTLRQPIGVVGCISPWNLPLYLFTWKIAPAIAAGNCVVAKPSEITPMTAYLLGDICNEAGLPKGVLNIVHGLGTKTGQAIIEHPDIKAISFTGGTATGEHIAKVAAPMFKKLSLELGGKNPNIIFADCDYDDMLNTTVRSSFANQGQICLCGSRIFVEASIYEKFKTDFVEKIKQLQVGHPSDDTTDIGALVSKSHLEKVMHYINIAKEENGIILCGGNKITVKDFENGYYLEPTVIEVSTDDCRINQEEVFGPVVTIMPFNSEDDVLHMANKVKYGLSATLWTNDLKRTMRMSNQLQAGIIWVNTWMLRDLRTPFGGVKASGVGREGGFEALRFFTEAKNVCIKY, encoded by the coding sequence ATGAAAATTCAAAACTACATAAACGGACAGTTTCAAAATCCAATCTCGAATGAATGGTTAGAAAACTATTGTCCATCAAATGGTGAAGTCTACGGGCAACTACCAAATTCATCCAAAGCGGATGTAGAAACTGCATATAAGGCTGCGAAGGATGCATTTCCAATTTGGTCTCAAACCACCTTGGATGAACGCAGTAGAATCCTAATTAAAATTTCAGAATTAATAGAAGTCAATTTACAACGATTAGCAGAAGCAGAAAGCAAGGATAATGGTAAACCAATCCGTTTAGCCAAATCGGTCGATATACCAAGAGCAGCTAGTAACTTTCGCTTTTTTGGAAATGCCATTACCCAATTTGCTAGTGAAAGTCATGAAAGTGTAGGACAAAATGCCATCAATTACACCCTGCGGCAACCTATTGGTGTGGTGGGTTGCATTTCCCCATGGAATCTTCCCTTGTATTTATTCACTTGGAAAATAGCCCCGGCAATAGCTGCAGGAAACTGTGTGGTTGCCAAACCCAGTGAAATCACACCCATGACCGCCTACTTATTGGGAGACATTTGCAACGAAGCCGGTTTACCAAAAGGCGTTTTAAATATCGTTCACGGATTGGGAACCAAAACAGGGCAAGCCATTATTGAGCATCCAGATATTAAAGCCATTAGTTTTACGGGTGGCACAGCAACAGGGGAGCATATTGCTAAAGTAGCAGCACCCATGTTTAAAAAATTGTCTCTGGAATTAGGCGGAAAAAACCCAAACATCATATTTGCCGATTGTGATTATGATGATATGTTAAACACAACCGTGCGCTCTTCGTTTGCCAACCAAGGTCAGATTTGCTTATGTGGGAGTCGAATATTTGTAGAAGCTTCCATCTATGAAAAATTTAAAACCGATTTTGTTGAAAAAATAAAACAATTACAAGTAGGGCACCCCTCTGATGATACAACAGATATTGGCGCGCTCGTTTCAAAATCACACCTAGAAAAAGTGATGCACTATATAAACATAGCCAAAGAAGAAAACGGCATTATTTTATGCGGTGGAAACAAAATCACCGTTAAAGATTTCGAAAACGGTTATTATCTAGAGCCAACAGTCATTGAGGTTTCAACAGATGATTGCCGTATTAATCAAGAAGAAGTCTTTGGACCTGTTGTGACCATCATGCCTTTTAACAGTGAAGATGACGTGCTGCACATGGCCAATAAAGTAAAGTATGGTTTATCGGCGACATTATGGACCAATGATTTAAAGCGAACCATGCGCATGAGCAACCAATTACAGGCAGGCATTATTTGGGTTAACACCTGGATGCTACGCGATCTAAGAACCCCTTTTGGAGGTGTAAAAGCCTCGGGTGTTGGCAGAGAGGGTGGTTTTGAAGCCTTACGGTTTTTTACAGAAGCTAAAAATGTGTGTATTAAATACTAA
- a CDS encoding RidA family protein, with protein MSDKVTPRGAYPHTKRVGDFIFVSGTSSRRADNTIAGVDIIDEMGTKRLNIESQTREVLKNIDNNLKNTGASIKDVVDVTTFLVNMNDFAGYNKAYAEFFDKETGPTRTTVAVHQLPHPDLVVEIKVMAYKKL; from the coding sequence ATGAGTGATAAAGTAACACCAAGGGGCGCCTACCCGCACACCAAACGTGTGGGCGATTTTATATTCGTATCAGGAACCAGTTCTAGACGTGCAGACAATACCATTGCAGGTGTTGATATTATTGACGAAATGGGAACGAAACGTTTGAATATTGAATCGCAAACACGCGAAGTTTTAAAAAATATTGATAACAATTTAAAAAATACAGGAGCTTCTATAAAAGATGTGGTTGACGTCACCACGTTTTTAGTTAACATGAATGATTTTGCTGGCTATAACAAAGCTTATGCAGAATTTTTTGATAAAGAAACAGGTCCCACCAGAACAACAGTAGCAGTGCACCAATTACCTCATCCAGATTTGGTGGTTGAGATTAAGGTGATGGCTTATAAAAAGTTATAA
- a CDS encoding FAD-dependent oxidoreductase: MKEKKQNILIIGAGLCGSLLALRLGQRGYNVSVYEMRPDLRTVDISAGRSINLAFSDRGNKAMTLVGLEEQVKALCIPMHGRMIHDKKGNTFQSNYSGRAHEYINSISRGGLNALLLDEAEKHANVNLYFNKKCKSVDFEKTTALFQDHKTKDEFVEDADIIIATDGAGSVMRKSYYLSKKFLFSFSQNYLTHGYKELTILPKDNGDYKTYKNALHIWPRGHFMLIALPNLDGSFTVTLFLSYDEGKYNFNNLTNEEVVLEFFSEAFPDALALMPNLVNDFFENPTAPLGTVKCSPWHYKGHTLLMGDAAHAIVPFYGQGMNASFEDVVEFDAVLDKHKGHWETVFMEYEKKRKKDTDAIADLAIDNFHEMKDHVANPIFQEKRKLEMALEKAFPEDYASKYSLVTFNEHIGYREAMLKGRAQDKAILNMLTDKEISASDNLKLILEKVKQKTEAILEDDRIAGLK, translated from the coding sequence ATGAAAGAAAAAAAACAAAACATACTCATCATAGGTGCAGGACTCTGTGGGAGCTTGCTGGCTTTAAGATTGGGGCAGCGCGGCTATAACGTATCGGTTTATGAGATGCGTCCAGATTTAAGAACAGTGGACATTAGTGCTGGACGATCCATTAATCTTGCCTTTTCAGATCGCGGAAATAAAGCCATGACATTAGTAGGTTTAGAAGAGCAAGTTAAAGCGCTTTGCATCCCTATGCACGGCAGGATGATTCATGATAAAAAAGGCAACACCTTCCAATCCAATTATAGTGGACGAGCGCATGAATATATCAATTCCATTTCACGTGGCGGTTTAAATGCATTGCTCTTGGATGAAGCCGAAAAGCATGCAAACGTCAATCTGTATTTCAATAAAAAATGTAAGTCGGTTGATTTCGAAAAAACAACAGCACTATTTCAAGATCACAAAACCAAAGATGAATTCGTTGAGGATGCCGATATTATTATAGCAACAGACGGTGCCGGTTCTGTCATGCGAAAAAGTTATTATTTAAGTAAAAAATTTCTATTTAGTTTTTCCCAGAACTATTTAACCCACGGCTATAAGGAACTCACCATTTTACCAAAAGATAATGGTGATTATAAAACCTATAAAAATGCCTTACATATTTGGCCTCGTGGTCATTTTATGCTCATTGCTCTACCAAATTTAGACGGCAGTTTTACGGTCACCTTATTCCTCAGTTATGATGAAGGCAAGTACAATTTTAACAACCTAACAAACGAAGAAGTCGTTCTTGAATTCTTTAGCGAAGCCTTTCCAGATGCATTGGCACTAATGCCTAATTTGGTCAACGATTTTTTTGAAAATCCTACGGCACCTTTAGGCACAGTAAAATGTTCGCCATGGCATTATAAAGGCCATACGCTCTTAATGGGTGATGCTGCCCACGCCATTGTTCCTTTTTATGGTCAAGGCATGAATGCGTCCTTTGAAGATGTGGTAGAATTTGATGCCGTTTTAGATAAGCACAAAGGCCATTGGGAAACTGTTTTTATGGAGTATGAAAAAAAACGTAAAAAAGATACCGATGCCATTGCAGATTTAGCCATAGATAATTTTCATGAAATGAAAGACCATGTGGCTAATCCTATATTCCAAGAAAAGCGTAAATTGGAAATGGCTTTAGAAAAAGCGTTTCCAGAAGACTATGCTTCTAAATACTCACTGGTAACGTTTAATGAGCATATAGGTTATAGAGAAGCCATGTTAAAAGGACGCGCTCAAGATAAAGCTATTTTAAACATGCTGACAGATAAAGAGATTAGCGCATCAGATAACTTAAAATTAATTTTAGAAAAAGTAAAACAAAAAACCGAAGCTATTCTTGAAGATGATAGAATTGCGGGATTGAAATAA